Proteins co-encoded in one Brassica rapa cultivar Chiifu-401-42 chromosome A02, CAAS_Brap_v3.01, whole genome shotgun sequence genomic window:
- the LOC103854687 gene encoding uncharacterized protein LOC103854687 isoform X3 codes for MEVAERKRSRGGFLNLFDWPGKSRKKKLFSSGNSELSEEPKQTKQNAHNLSSPSLNEVDKNGKNWNYTSRSDSSCCASSVTSDDGQGTRGPPSVVARLMGLESLPVQEPRFNPVLDPFFFRHSLNTNKCNAYDNLCYDGHNRPVERFHSETFPPRLAKPISAANNRLLSPIRSPGFVPYRNPVYVMEAASRMIAPSPRMVTRTRFSSPSDSPSTSVPMRIQDLREKLKAAKKVSSRRVSSNNTFNEKRASTSVTTKSSHDGLKSKARSPHVSAAQAKASTTPLRVIRNSPSHKEKAEPKKRIVKSGLQQKNEQKQNCKDNQRLVNKVPVERGSISKQSGVRTEPAGKTVPRSKKPPNGTQECGIKRVESVIKCNIASDGGLQSGKDDLKKEMDVISFTFSSPVKGLSSDSLSSTQVTDQDIDSAASFDMFVGANPLNVLLGKKLRVMTSKLESSSCSLTQEEPSSSSEYDKSTQNGLEKVLSESESVSDCTSSYDKQKLQMTHAEEHEVSSISTVTEADDLRSSCSKGFSDCRQTAERLVWEVEYISVILGSDQLMVKEFALGMDTDILPASLFKELEGCGEETAAKLKRKTLFDYVNKSLALKCEQMFRGSCRGLLWREGILFEHRDWLAEELNREVQGLGKMREMMMDELVEKEMSSLEGSWIDFERETYEEGVDIEGGIVSKLVGDLVNELASMFKEKH; via the exons CGGAAGAAGAAGCTCTTCTCTTCCGGCAACTCGGAGCTCTCAG AAGAACCGAAGCAGACAAAGCAGAATGCTCATAACCTCTCAAGTCCTTCTCTC aATGAGGTTGATAAGAATGGCAAGAACTGGAATTACACCTCAAGAAGTGACTCGAGCTGTTGTGCATCTTCTGTCACCAGTGATGATGGACAAGGGACAAGAGGCCCCCCTAGTGTGGTTGCAAGGCTCATGGGTTTAGAGTCTTTACCGGTACAGGAACCTCGGTTTAATCCTGTTCTTGATCCATTCTTCTTCAGACATTCACTAAACACAAACAAATGTAATGCATATGATAATCTTTGTTATGATGGCCACAACAGACCGGTTGAGAGGTTTCATTCCGAAACTTTCCCTCCCAGGTTAGCTAAACCGATCTCTGCTGCAAACAATAGACTCTTGTCTCCTATCAGGAGCCCTGGGTTTGTCCCATACAGGAACCCAGTTTATGTAATGGAAGCAGCTTCGAGAATGATTGCACCAAGTCCTAGGATGGTTACTAGAACACGGTTTTCTTCGCCATCAGATTCTCCTTCAACATCAGTTCCTATGAGGATTCAAGATTTGAGAGAGAAACTAAAAGCTGCAAAGAAAGTGTCAAGCCGCCGAGTCTCCTCTAATAATACCTTCAACGAGAAGAGAGCATCAACATCAGTCACTACCAAAAGTAGTCATGATGGTTTGAAGAGTAAAGCTAGGTCACCTCATGTATCTGCAGCACAAGCAAAGGCCAGCACAACGCCCTTACGTGTCATTAGAAACTCTCCAAGCCATAAGGAGAAAGCAGAACCTAAAAAGCGCATCGTCAAGAGTGGTCTTCAGCAGAAGAATGAACAGAAACAGAACTGCAAGGACAACCAACGGTTAGTAAACAAGGTTCCAGTGGAGCGTGGATCGATATCAAAGCAGTCCGGTGTGAGAACTGAACCGGCAGGAAAGA CTGTTCCCCGGAGCAAGAAACCACCAAATGGGACGCAAGAGTGTGGAATCAAAAGGGTTGAAAGTGTGATAAAATGTAATATTGCCAGTGATGGTGGCTTGCAGTCAGGCAAAGATGATCTGAAAAAGGAAATGGATGTGATTTCATTCACATTCTCATCTCCGGTTAAAGGTTTATCATCTGATTCACTATCCTCCACTCAAGTAACTGATCAAGACATAGACTCTGCAGCTAGTTTCGATATGTTTGTTGGCGCCAATCCTTTAAATGTTCTGTTGGGGAAAAAGCTCAGAGTGATGACTTCTAAGCTTGAGTCTTCTAGCTGTAGCCTGACCCAAGAAGAGCCTTCATCTTCATCAGAGTATGACAAGTCGACCCAAAATGGTCTGGAAAAAGTTTTATCAGAGAGTGAGTCTGTTTCTGACTGCACCTCATCCTATGACAAACAAAAACTTCAG atgacgCATGCAGAGGAGCATGAAGTTAGCAGCATTAGCACTGTAACAGAAGCAGATGATCTCAGAAGCTCTTGCAGCAAGGGCTTCTCAGATTGCAGACAAACCGCAGAAAGGCTAGTCTGGGAGGTTGAGTACATATCTGTGATCCTCGGTTCTGACCAACTGATGGTGAAAGAATTCGCTTTGGGAATGGATACTGACATATTACCTGCGAGCCTCTTTAAAGAACTGGAAGGCTGTGGAGAAGAAACAGCAGCCAAGCTCAAGAGGAAGACACTGTTTGATTATGTCAATAAGAGTTTAGCGCTTAAATGCGAGCAGATGTTTAGGGGTAGCTGCAGAGGGCTATTGTGGAGAGAGGGGATTTTGTTTGAACATAGAGATTGGTTAGCAGAAGAACTGAACAGAGAGGTTCAAGGGTTGGGGAAGATGAGGGAGATGATGATGGACGAGCTTGTTGAGAAAGAGATGAGCAGTTTAGAAGGGAGTTGGATTGATTTCGAGAGAGAGACTTATGAAGAAGGTGTTGACATTGAAGGAGGGATAGTATCTAAGTTGGTTGGTGATTTAGTTAATGAGCTTGCCTCAATGTTCAAAGAAAAGCACTGA
- the LOC103854687 gene encoding uncharacterized protein LOC103854687 isoform X4, translating to MEVAERKRSRGGFLNLFDWPGKSRKKKLFSSGNSELSEEPKQTKQNAHNLSSPSLNEVDKNGKNWNYTSRSDSSCCASSVTSDDGQGTRGPPSVVARLMGLESLPVQEPRFNPVLDPFFFRHSLNTNKCNAYDNLCYDGHNRPVERFHSETFPPRLAKPISAANNRLLSPIRSPGFVPYRNPVYVMEAASRMIAPSPRMVTRTRFSSPSDSPSTSVPMRIQDLREKLKAAKKVSSRRVSSNNTFNEKRASTSVTTKSSHDGLKSKARSPHVSAAQAKASTTPLRVIRNSPSHKEKAEPKKRIVKSGLQQKNEQKQNCKDNQRLVNKVPVERGSISKQSGVRTEPAGKTVPRSKKPPNGTQECGIKRVESVIKCNIASDGGLQSGKDDLKKEMDVISFTFSSPVKGLSSDSLSSTQVTDQDIDSAASFDMFVGANPLNVLLGKKLRVMTSKLESSSCSLTQEEPSSSSEYDKSTQNGLEKVLSESESVSDCTSSYDKQKLQMTHAEEHEVSSISTVTEADDLRSSCSKGFSDCRQTAERLVWEVEYISVILGSDQLMVKEFALGMDTDILPASLFKELEGCGEETAAKLKRKTLFDYVNKSLALKCEQMFRGSCRGLLWREGILFEHRDWLAEELNREVQGLGKMREMMMDELVEKEMSSLEGSWIDFERETYEEGVDIEGGIVSKLVGDLVNELASMFKEKH from the exons CGGAAGAAGAAGCTCTTCTCTTCCGGCAACTCGGAGCTCTCAG AAGAACCGAAGCAGACAAAGCAGAATGCTCATAACCTCTCAAGTCCTTCTCTC aATGAGGTTGATAAGAATGGCAAGAACTGGAATTACACCTCAAGAAGTGACTCGAGCTGTTGTGCATCTTCTGTCACCAGTGATGATGGACAAGGGACAAGAGGCCCCCCTAGTGTGGTTGCAAGGCTCATGGGTTTAGAGTCTTTACCGGTACAGGAACCTCGGTTTAATCCTGTTCTTGATCCATTCTTCTTCAGACATTCACTAAACACAAACAAATGTAATGCATATGATAATCTTTGTTATGATGGCCACAACAGACCGGTTGAGAGGTTTCATTCCGAAACTTTCCCTCCCAGGTTAGCTAAACCGATCTCTGCTGCAAACAATAGACTCTTGTCTCCTATCAGGAGCCCTGGGTTTGTCCCATACAGGAACCCAGTTTATGTAATGGAAGCAGCTTCGAGAATGATTGCACCAAGTCCTAGGATGGTTACTAGAACACGGTTTTCTTCGCCATCAGATTCTCCTTCAACATCAGTTCCTATGAGGATTCAAGATTTGAGAGAGAAACTAAAAGCTGCAAAGAAAGTGTCAAGCCGCCGAGTCTCCTCTAATAATACCTTCAACGAGAAGAGAGCATCAACATCAGTCACTACCAAAAGTAGTCATGATGGTTTGAAGAGTAAAGCTAGGTCACCTCATGTATCTGCAGCACAAGCAAAGGCCAGCACAACGCCCTTACGTGTCATTAGAAACTCTCCAAGCCATAAGGAGAAAGCAGAACCTAAAAAGCGCATCGTCAAGAGTGGTCTTCAGCAGAAGAATGAACAGAAACAGAACTGCAAGGACAACCAACGGTTAGTAAACAAGGTTCCAGTGGAGCGTGGATCGATATCAAAGCAGTCCGGTGTGAGAACTGAACCGGCAGG AAAGACTGTTCCCCGGAGCAAGAAACCACCAAATGGGACGCAAGAGTGTGGAATCAAAAGGGTTGAAAGTGTGATAAAATGTAATATTGCCAGTGATGGTGGCTTGCAGTCAGGCAAAGATGATCTGAAAAAGGAAATGGATGTGATTTCATTCACATTCTCATCTCCGGTTAAAGGTTTATCATCTGATTCACTATCCTCCACTCAAGTAACTGATCAAGACATAGACTCTGCAGCTAGTTTCGATATGTTTGTTGGCGCCAATCCTTTAAATGTTCTGTTGGGGAAAAAGCTCAGAGTGATGACTTCTAAGCTTGAGTCTTCTAGCTGTAGCCTGACCCAAGAAGAGCCTTCATCTTCATCAGAGTATGACAAGTCGACCCAAAATGGTCTGGAAAAAGTTTTATCAGAGAGTGAGTCTGTTTCTGACTGCACCTCATCCTATGACAAACAAAAACTTCAG atgacgCATGCAGAGGAGCATGAAGTTAGCAGCATTAGCACTGTAACAGAAGCAGATGATCTCAGAAGCTCTTGCAGCAAGGGCTTCTCAGATTGCAGACAAACCGCAGAAAGGCTAGTCTGGGAGGTTGAGTACATATCTGTGATCCTCGGTTCTGACCAACTGATGGTGAAAGAATTCGCTTTGGGAATGGATACTGACATATTACCTGCGAGCCTCTTTAAAGAACTGGAAGGCTGTGGAGAAGAAACAGCAGCCAAGCTCAAGAGGAAGACACTGTTTGATTATGTCAATAAGAGTTTAGCGCTTAAATGCGAGCAGATGTTTAGGGGTAGCTGCAGAGGGCTATTGTGGAGAGAGGGGATTTTGTTTGAACATAGAGATTGGTTAGCAGAAGAACTGAACAGAGAGGTTCAAGGGTTGGGGAAGATGAGGGAGATGATGATGGACGAGCTTGTTGAGAAAGAGATGAGCAGTTTAGAAGGGAGTTGGATTGATTTCGAGAGAGAGACTTATGAAGAAGGTGTTGACATTGAAGGAGGGATAGTATCTAAGTTGGTTGGTGATTTAGTTAATGAGCTTGCCTCAATGTTCAAAGAAAAGCACTGA
- the LOC103854687 gene encoding uncharacterized protein LOC103854687 isoform X1 translates to MEVAERKRSRGGFLNLFDWPGKSRKKKLFSSGNSELSEEPKQTKQNAHNLSSPSLNEVDKNGKNWNYTSRSDSSCCASSVTSDDGQGTRGPPSVVARLMGLESLPVQEPRFNPVLDPFFFRHSLNTNKCNAYDNLCYDGHNRPVERFHSETFPPRLAKPISAANNRLLSPIRSPGFVPYRNPVYVMEAASRMIAPSPRMVTRTRFSSPSDSPSTSVPMRIQDLREKLKAAKKVSSRRVSSNNTFNEKRASTSVTTKSSHDGLKSKARSPHVSAAQAKASTTPLRVIRNSPSHKEKAEPKKRIVKSGLQQKNEQKQNCKDNQRLVNKVPVERGSISKQSGVRTEPAGKNASLSLLRKKTVPRSKKPPNGTQECGIKRVESVIKCNIASDGGLQSGKDDLKKEMDVISFTFSSPVKGLSSDSLSSTQVTDQDIDSAASFDMFVGANPLNVLLGKKLRVMTSKLESSSCSLTQEEPSSSSEYDKSTQNGLEKVLSESESVSDCTSSYDKQKLQMTHAEEHEVSSISTVTEADDLRSSCSKGFSDCRQTAERLVWEVEYISVILGSDQLMVKEFALGMDTDILPASLFKELEGCGEETAAKLKRKTLFDYVNKSLALKCEQMFRGSCRGLLWREGILFEHRDWLAEELNREVQGLGKMREMMMDELVEKEMSSLEGSWIDFERETYEEGVDIEGGIVSKLVGDLVNELASMFKEKH, encoded by the exons CGGAAGAAGAAGCTCTTCTCTTCCGGCAACTCGGAGCTCTCAG AAGAACCGAAGCAGACAAAGCAGAATGCTCATAACCTCTCAAGTCCTTCTCTC aATGAGGTTGATAAGAATGGCAAGAACTGGAATTACACCTCAAGAAGTGACTCGAGCTGTTGTGCATCTTCTGTCACCAGTGATGATGGACAAGGGACAAGAGGCCCCCCTAGTGTGGTTGCAAGGCTCATGGGTTTAGAGTCTTTACCGGTACAGGAACCTCGGTTTAATCCTGTTCTTGATCCATTCTTCTTCAGACATTCACTAAACACAAACAAATGTAATGCATATGATAATCTTTGTTATGATGGCCACAACAGACCGGTTGAGAGGTTTCATTCCGAAACTTTCCCTCCCAGGTTAGCTAAACCGATCTCTGCTGCAAACAATAGACTCTTGTCTCCTATCAGGAGCCCTGGGTTTGTCCCATACAGGAACCCAGTTTATGTAATGGAAGCAGCTTCGAGAATGATTGCACCAAGTCCTAGGATGGTTACTAGAACACGGTTTTCTTCGCCATCAGATTCTCCTTCAACATCAGTTCCTATGAGGATTCAAGATTTGAGAGAGAAACTAAAAGCTGCAAAGAAAGTGTCAAGCCGCCGAGTCTCCTCTAATAATACCTTCAACGAGAAGAGAGCATCAACATCAGTCACTACCAAAAGTAGTCATGATGGTTTGAAGAGTAAAGCTAGGTCACCTCATGTATCTGCAGCACAAGCAAAGGCCAGCACAACGCCCTTACGTGTCATTAGAAACTCTCCAAGCCATAAGGAGAAAGCAGAACCTAAAAAGCGCATCGTCAAGAGTGGTCTTCAGCAGAAGAATGAACAGAAACAGAACTGCAAGGACAACCAACGGTTAGTAAACAAGGTTCCAGTGGAGCGTGGATCGATATCAAAGCAGTCCGGTGTGAGAACTGAACCGGCAGGAAAGAATGCTTCTCTATCTTTGTTGCGCAAAAAGACTGTTCCCCGGAGCAAGAAACCACCAAATGGGACGCAAGAGTGTGGAATCAAAAGGGTTGAAAGTGTGATAAAATGTAATATTGCCAGTGATGGTGGCTTGCAGTCAGGCAAAGATGATCTGAAAAAGGAAATGGATGTGATTTCATTCACATTCTCATCTCCGGTTAAAGGTTTATCATCTGATTCACTATCCTCCACTCAAGTAACTGATCAAGACATAGACTCTGCAGCTAGTTTCGATATGTTTGTTGGCGCCAATCCTTTAAATGTTCTGTTGGGGAAAAAGCTCAGAGTGATGACTTCTAAGCTTGAGTCTTCTAGCTGTAGCCTGACCCAAGAAGAGCCTTCATCTTCATCAGAGTATGACAAGTCGACCCAAAATGGTCTGGAAAAAGTTTTATCAGAGAGTGAGTCTGTTTCTGACTGCACCTCATCCTATGACAAACAAAAACTTCAG atgacgCATGCAGAGGAGCATGAAGTTAGCAGCATTAGCACTGTAACAGAAGCAGATGATCTCAGAAGCTCTTGCAGCAAGGGCTTCTCAGATTGCAGACAAACCGCAGAAAGGCTAGTCTGGGAGGTTGAGTACATATCTGTGATCCTCGGTTCTGACCAACTGATGGTGAAAGAATTCGCTTTGGGAATGGATACTGACATATTACCTGCGAGCCTCTTTAAAGAACTGGAAGGCTGTGGAGAAGAAACAGCAGCCAAGCTCAAGAGGAAGACACTGTTTGATTATGTCAATAAGAGTTTAGCGCTTAAATGCGAGCAGATGTTTAGGGGTAGCTGCAGAGGGCTATTGTGGAGAGAGGGGATTTTGTTTGAACATAGAGATTGGTTAGCAGAAGAACTGAACAGAGAGGTTCAAGGGTTGGGGAAGATGAGGGAGATGATGATGGACGAGCTTGTTGAGAAAGAGATGAGCAGTTTAGAAGGGAGTTGGATTGATTTCGAGAGAGAGACTTATGAAGAAGGTGTTGACATTGAAGGAGGGATAGTATCTAAGTTGGTTGGTGATTTAGTTAATGAGCTTGCCTCAATGTTCAAAGAAAAGCACTGA
- the LOC117131795 gene encoding uncharacterized protein LOC117131795 yields MSGRQYSLWPVILTPYNLPPDMCMEQEFLFLTILIPGPKHPKRSLDVFLQPLIEELKQLWSEGVRTYDCSLKNNFTMRAVLMWTISDFPAYGMLSGWTTHGRLSCPYCLGSTDAFQLKNGRKSCWFDCHRRFLPLAHPYRRNKTLFRHKKIVRDSPPPYLTGQQIEADIDYYGAQETVKVGGNWHVPGNMPDGYGVSHNWHKKSIFWELPYWKDLLLRHNLDVMHIEKNFFENIMNTLLNVPGKTKDNKKSRMDLPDICSRSELHIKSNGNVPVPIFRLSSAAKTTLFDWVASEVKFPDGYVSNMSRCIERGQKFSGMKSHDCHVFMQRLLPFAFAELLPANVHEALAAIGAFFRDLSTRTFKEEVIEQLHQNIPIILCNLEKIFPPSFFDVMEHLVVHLPYEALLRGPVHNGWMYPYERQMKHLKGKARNLAKVEGSIIAGSLTAETSNFTSYYFAPTVRTRKRVPRRYDDGGVPTSYPIDGVPDIFCEIGRFGGKTKEVWWSCEEDKHSAHTYILLNCEDAMTRYFERMFVSQVEEAIPGISATDVDTRKDKHFVKWLKSQVDYDDPYYPVWFHELVQGPVAKVTTSPMYFTRGFTFHTYEYGRHRATSNYGICVKGETDFYGILQEIIEVEFPGLLKLKCVLFKCEWFDPVVNRGIRYNKFGVVDVNFGRRYNKFEPFILASQAEQVSFLPYPRLRTSGINWVTAIKVTPRGRIVVGEEPPLQEEDAITEVEVPEQPTDEILLIDPQNFQYEDIPEDATDEAREDEFERSDDDDCNDSDENENDLE; encoded by the exons atgtctggtagacaatattctttgtggccagtcattcttacgccgtataatttaccgccggatatgtgcatggaacaagaatttctatttttgacCATATTAATCCCAGGGCCGAAGCATCCAAAACGGTCTcttgatgtttttcttcaaccgttgatagaagagctaaagcaattgtggtcagaaggggtgaggacgtacgattgttccttgaaaaacaattttacgatgcgagcagtTCTGATGTGGACGATAAGTGATTTTCCTgcttatgggatgttgtctggctgGACAACACATGGAAGATTATCTTGTCCGTATTGTCTTGGATCCACGGATgcttttcaactgaagaatggtaggaagagttgttggtttgattgtcatcgtcggttTCTTCCACTTGCCCATCCGTACAGAAGAAATAAGACATTGTTTCGACACAAAAAAATTGTGAGAGACAGTCCTCCTCCATATCTCACCGGCCAGCAGATCGAAGCGGACATTGATTATTACGGAGCTCAGGAAACAGTTAAGGTTGGAGGAAATTGGCATGTTCCTGGAAATATGCCTGATGGGTATGGTGTATCTCACAATTGGcataagaagagtatattttgggagctaccctattggaaggatcttctcttACGCCACAATCtggatgtcatgcatatcgagaaaaacttttttgagaacatcatgaatacattacttaacgtccctgggaagacaaaagataacaaaaagtcAAGGATGGACTTAcctgatatttgctcaagaagtgaGTTACATATCAAGAGCAATGGAAACGTTCCTGTTCCCATCTTCCGGTTGTCATCAGCAGCCAAAACAACCTTGTTTGACTGGGTTGCATCGGAAGTTAAGTTTCCTGAtggttatgtttcaaatatgtcAAGATGTATTGAACGAGGTCAAAAGTTCTCCGGAATgaaaagtcatgattgtcatgtgtttatgcaacgactgcttccatttgcttttgccgagctccttccagcaaatGTCcacgaagcacttgcag ccATCGGAGCATTTTTCAGAGATCTTAGCACACGTACGTTCAAAGAAGAAGTCATCGAACAACTTCATCAGAACATTCCGATCATATTGTGCAacctggagaagatatttcctccttcattttttgacgtcatggagcatctagttgTCCACCTAccgtatgaagcattgcttcgtggacctgttcacaacggatggatgtatccgtATGAGCGACAGATGAAACATTTGAAGGGGAAAGCAAGAAATCTTGCAAAGGTAGAAGGTTCAATAATTGCAGGGAGTTTGACAGCCGAAACATCTAACTTCACATCATACTACTTTGCTCCAACTGTTCGTACGAGAAAAAGAGTTCCTaggagatatgatgatggtggagtacCGACATCATATCCAATTGATGGTGTTCCTGACATTTTCTGCGAAATTGGACGGTTTGGTGGTAAAACGAAAGAAGTATGGTGGTCATGTgaagaagataaacatagtGCCCACACTTATATTCTGCTCAACTGCGAGGATGCAATGACCCGTTACTTTGAaag GATGTTTGTATCTCAAGTTGAAGAAGCAATACCAGGAATATCTGCAACTGATGTGGATACACGTAAAGATAAGCACTTTGTCAAGTGGTTAAAATCACAG gttgattatgacgatccTTATTATCCCGTATGGTTTCACGAATTGGTTCAAGGTCCAGTtgcaaaggtcaccacatcacctatgtatttcacacgaggattTACCTTTCACACATACGAGTATGGGAGACATCGGGCAACGAGTAACtacggaatatgtgtgaaaggtgaaACAGACTTTTACGGGATATTgcaggagattattgaagtggaatttccggggttattgaagctaaaatgcgtcctcttcaaatgtgaatggttcgatccTGTTGTGAACCGAGGGATTCggtataacaaatttggtgttgtggatgtcaattttgggagaagatacaacaaatttgagcctttcattttagcttcacaagccgagcaagttagcttccttccttatcctcggcTTCGAACTTCCGGGATAAACTGGGTAACTgctatcaaagttacacctcgtggaCGCATTGTCGTTGGAGAAGAACCGCCCTTGCAAGAAGAAGACGCTATCACTGAAGTTGAGGTACCAGAACAACCAACTGATGAAATCCTTTTGATCGACCCGCAAAACTTTCAATATGAAGATATTCCCGAAGATGCGACAGATGAAGCACGTGaagacgagttcgagagaagcgacgatgatgattgtaatgatagtgatgagaacgaaaacgatttagagtga
- the LOC103854687 gene encoding uncharacterized protein LOC103854687 isoform X2, whose translation MEVAERKRSRGGFLNLFDWPGKSRKKKLFSSGNSELSEPKQTKQNAHNLSSPSLNEVDKNGKNWNYTSRSDSSCCASSVTSDDGQGTRGPPSVVARLMGLESLPVQEPRFNPVLDPFFFRHSLNTNKCNAYDNLCYDGHNRPVERFHSETFPPRLAKPISAANNRLLSPIRSPGFVPYRNPVYVMEAASRMIAPSPRMVTRTRFSSPSDSPSTSVPMRIQDLREKLKAAKKVSSRRVSSNNTFNEKRASTSVTTKSSHDGLKSKARSPHVSAAQAKASTTPLRVIRNSPSHKEKAEPKKRIVKSGLQQKNEQKQNCKDNQRLVNKVPVERGSISKQSGVRTEPAGKNASLSLLRKKTVPRSKKPPNGTQECGIKRVESVIKCNIASDGGLQSGKDDLKKEMDVISFTFSSPVKGLSSDSLSSTQVTDQDIDSAASFDMFVGANPLNVLLGKKLRVMTSKLESSSCSLTQEEPSSSSEYDKSTQNGLEKVLSESESVSDCTSSYDKQKLQMTHAEEHEVSSISTVTEADDLRSSCSKGFSDCRQTAERLVWEVEYISVILGSDQLMVKEFALGMDTDILPASLFKELEGCGEETAAKLKRKTLFDYVNKSLALKCEQMFRGSCRGLLWREGILFEHRDWLAEELNREVQGLGKMREMMMDELVEKEMSSLEGSWIDFERETYEEGVDIEGGIVSKLVGDLVNELASMFKEKH comes from the exons CGGAAGAAGAAGCTCTTCTCTTCCGGCAACTCGGAGCTCTCAG AACCGAAGCAGACAAAGCAGAATGCTCATAACCTCTCAAGTCCTTCTCTC aATGAGGTTGATAAGAATGGCAAGAACTGGAATTACACCTCAAGAAGTGACTCGAGCTGTTGTGCATCTTCTGTCACCAGTGATGATGGACAAGGGACAAGAGGCCCCCCTAGTGTGGTTGCAAGGCTCATGGGTTTAGAGTCTTTACCGGTACAGGAACCTCGGTTTAATCCTGTTCTTGATCCATTCTTCTTCAGACATTCACTAAACACAAACAAATGTAATGCATATGATAATCTTTGTTATGATGGCCACAACAGACCGGTTGAGAGGTTTCATTCCGAAACTTTCCCTCCCAGGTTAGCTAAACCGATCTCTGCTGCAAACAATAGACTCTTGTCTCCTATCAGGAGCCCTGGGTTTGTCCCATACAGGAACCCAGTTTATGTAATGGAAGCAGCTTCGAGAATGATTGCACCAAGTCCTAGGATGGTTACTAGAACACGGTTTTCTTCGCCATCAGATTCTCCTTCAACATCAGTTCCTATGAGGATTCAAGATTTGAGAGAGAAACTAAAAGCTGCAAAGAAAGTGTCAAGCCGCCGAGTCTCCTCTAATAATACCTTCAACGAGAAGAGAGCATCAACATCAGTCACTACCAAAAGTAGTCATGATGGTTTGAAGAGTAAAGCTAGGTCACCTCATGTATCTGCAGCACAAGCAAAGGCCAGCACAACGCCCTTACGTGTCATTAGAAACTCTCCAAGCCATAAGGAGAAAGCAGAACCTAAAAAGCGCATCGTCAAGAGTGGTCTTCAGCAGAAGAATGAACAGAAACAGAACTGCAAGGACAACCAACGGTTAGTAAACAAGGTTCCAGTGGAGCGTGGATCGATATCAAAGCAGTCCGGTGTGAGAACTGAACCGGCAGGAAAGAATGCTTCTCTATCTTTGTTGCGCAAAAAGACTGTTCCCCGGAGCAAGAAACCACCAAATGGGACGCAAGAGTGTGGAATCAAAAGGGTTGAAAGTGTGATAAAATGTAATATTGCCAGTGATGGTGGCTTGCAGTCAGGCAAAGATGATCTGAAAAAGGAAATGGATGTGATTTCATTCACATTCTCATCTCCGGTTAAAGGTTTATCATCTGATTCACTATCCTCCACTCAAGTAACTGATCAAGACATAGACTCTGCAGCTAGTTTCGATATGTTTGTTGGCGCCAATCCTTTAAATGTTCTGTTGGGGAAAAAGCTCAGAGTGATGACTTCTAAGCTTGAGTCTTCTAGCTGTAGCCTGACCCAAGAAGAGCCTTCATCTTCATCAGAGTATGACAAGTCGACCCAAAATGGTCTGGAAAAAGTTTTATCAGAGAGTGAGTCTGTTTCTGACTGCACCTCATCCTATGACAAACAAAAACTTCAG atgacgCATGCAGAGGAGCATGAAGTTAGCAGCATTAGCACTGTAACAGAAGCAGATGATCTCAGAAGCTCTTGCAGCAAGGGCTTCTCAGATTGCAGACAAACCGCAGAAAGGCTAGTCTGGGAGGTTGAGTACATATCTGTGATCCTCGGTTCTGACCAACTGATGGTGAAAGAATTCGCTTTGGGAATGGATACTGACATATTACCTGCGAGCCTCTTTAAAGAACTGGAAGGCTGTGGAGAAGAAACAGCAGCCAAGCTCAAGAGGAAGACACTGTTTGATTATGTCAATAAGAGTTTAGCGCTTAAATGCGAGCAGATGTTTAGGGGTAGCTGCAGAGGGCTATTGTGGAGAGAGGGGATTTTGTTTGAACATAGAGATTGGTTAGCAGAAGAACTGAACAGAGAGGTTCAAGGGTTGGGGAAGATGAGGGAGATGATGATGGACGAGCTTGTTGAGAAAGAGATGAGCAGTTTAGAAGGGAGTTGGATTGATTTCGAGAGAGAGACTTATGAAGAAGGTGTTGACATTGAAGGAGGGATAGTATCTAAGTTGGTTGGTGATTTAGTTAATGAGCTTGCCTCAATGTTCAAAGAAAAGCACTGA